A part of Setaria viridis chromosome 8, Setaria_viridis_v4.0, whole genome shotgun sequence genomic DNA contains:
- the LOC117833724 gene encoding uncharacterized protein isoform X3, translating to MESDKHKRPHIENVVQQLDETENEIGKSVLLSVQSVELKFHTGPSDLTISSVLRLTNNTAARVAFRLLTTTSEYFLSPLLGGIVPPMSSCAVAVTTSSQKPLEDSNGYFTLESITATDQGIRYSTCDAADSYNNFFTEAQKDGRVAQQVKLTAFYIELPVAGNTTTDETVKQPKNSTYQQHDFTMKPGPSCNELDFYDVRETSSDVIEELIVGRAEEKQKVLASLLQCDSMTENITILPIHGIGGIGKTTFAKMIYNDTKFKYYSQVWVYVSPRFDSNKIGNSIISQLSERESQLNEKQMIRTRLKKLLAGKKILIVLDDLWERDPYKLTDLKTMLRLGGTENTIVIVTTRDERVAKEVGTIEPYKIELLSKEVCWDIIKQKCGFEDRDDKEQLKDIGLEIASKCGGVPLAAQSLGYTLRSKDLNGWEKVNESDVWNETNSMDGSLHNQVLAALKLSYSSMNRLVRPCFTYCAIFPKGHNIVKDDLSRQWISLGFIRPMRVHIKKHQLSEQYIAQLLGMSFLQPSMLPPTSGTYHEGIALFTMHDLVHDFARLILDDKIMDASKKGSTRGGSCRYALLTDCSKPLALSLACPDSLCALRFLDCSKIGLRGDAFSSATSLCILDLSECHINHLPDSIGHLKNLKYLNAPGILGKSIPNHITRLLKLNYLSIRGSSEILALPESFGEMEELIQLDMSGCLKIKKLPELFGNLKNMEHLDLSKCADVTGLSEQVGSLKKLEYLDVSYCKNIGNLPRELSNLTELKYLNLSFSSYLMGIQDKLLWDEEQYKYPSDNLSNPAGTSIDGMVEAEILGTLTKVKNLKLCIDGFTTSLLPKLPESLGSFTELKCLDLSGSFTLKNLPASFGKLHSLLHLDLSKCYRVEGVPEALTGLGKLKYLNLSSCSVGVNEQRASLRGLQQAIGNLTELRYLNLHRCLVTMYGDQRVDESNGFLGHISTLSNLEHLILSENGNLYGLPENFGKLKKLCTLDLSHCGNLRKLPVSISEIGSLKFLNTAVCRRFDESTLPQFRNNSVLLPHFMVHADDGESSSNLIKLKDENPPILEISRIERVKCSTEAQKIKLSVKQNLEKIKFEWTKDAERFVEDIKVLEELTPPACLEYLEIRGYSSISFPPWATSIASYLPLVVSVTIMELPSCKALPPLGQLAKLQELHIEQMDSITKIDGDLYGCARAFPKLRTFRLFRMENLEEWNTAYSCGEDDSRVLMFPILTLLEIRDSPKLTIKPCLPRGEYFLDIRSCNDVLLSQLEERCHVPESSYPGPKGLFVHYSQQPLHEWRLLLEFSGISYLSIEHCSDLTCSSTDIIQGLSSLETFSLRDCESITVLPDWLGDLTSLMKLEIINCPGIQTLPESIKQLTNFEELRVSGCPDLVLPDWFGDLTNLMMLEIINCTSIQSLPESMKQLTNFEELIVSGCPDLVQWCETENAKALLAHIKTKELTN from the exons ATGGAGTCTGACAAGCATAAAAGGCCCCATATAGAAAATGTCGTTCAGCAGCTGGATGAGACTGAAAACGAGATCGGCAAG AGCGTCCTCCTAAGCGTCCAGTCAGTCGAGCTCAAGTTCCACACAGGACCAAGTGACTTGACAATCTCGTCCGTGCTGCGTTTAACAAATAATACTGCTGCCCGAGTTGCATTTAGGCTGCTCACCACGACTTCAGAGTATTTCTTGAGCCCACTACTAGGTGGTATTGTACCTCCAATGTCCAGCTGCGCTGTTGCTGTGACCACATCTAGCCAGAAGCCACTGGAAGACAGTAACGGGTACTTCACTCTTGAGAGTATCACTGCCACCGACCAGGGGATACGGTATTCAACATGTGATGCGGCAGACAGCTATAACAATTTCTTTACGGAAGCCCAAAAGGATGGCCGTGTGGCACAACAAGTGAAACTGACGGCTTTCTACATTGAACTGCCTGTAGCAGGGAACACTACGACTGATGAG ACGGTGAAGCAACCGAAGAACAGTACATATCAACAGCATGATTTTACCATGAAGCCAGGCCCTAGCTGCAACGAGCTGGATTTTTATGATGTACGTGAAACATCTTCAGATGTTATAGAAGAACTGATTGTTGGGAGGGctgaagaaaaacaaaaagtaTTGGCTTCTTTATTACAATGTGATAGCATGACAGAGAACATCACCATCCTTCCTATCCATGGTATTGGAGGCATTGGCAAGACAACATTTGCAAAAATGATATACAATGATACAAAATTCAAATATTACTCTCAAGTATGGGTCTATGTGTCCCCAAGATTCGATTCGAATAAAATTGGTAACTCCATAATTTCACAACTCTCCGAAAGGGAGAGCCAACTAAACGAGAAACAGATGATACGGACACGCCTCAAGAAGCTACTAGCTGGGAAGAAGATTTTGATTGTTTTGGATGACTTGTGGGAGCGTGACCCATATAAATTGACTGATTTGAAAACTATGCTAAGGCTTGGTGGGACAGAAAACACAATAGTTATAGTAACTACACGCGACGAACGCGTCGCAAAGGAAGTTGGAACCATTGAGCCATACAAGATAGAACTCCTGTCAAAGGAAGTGTGCTGGGATATAATAAAACAAAAATGTGGTTTTGAAGATAGAGATGACAAAGAACAACTGAAGGATATAGGATTGGAGATTGCCTCGAAGTGTGGAGGTGTACCTTTAGCTGCTCAATCTCTTGGATACACACTACGATCCAAGGACTTAAACGGATGGGAGAAAGTTAACGAAAGTGATGTCTGGAATGAAACTAATTCAATGGATGGATCCTTGCATAATCAAGTGCTTGCAGCCTTAAAATTAAGTTATAGCAGTATGAATCGCCTGGTAAGGCCATGCTTTACCTACTGCGCAATCTTTCCGAAAGGTCACAACATAGTTAAAGATGATCTAAGCCGCCAATGGATTTCACTAGGGTTCATAAGGCCTATGAGAGTGCACATTAAGAAGCACCAGCTTAGTGAGCAATACATTGCGCAGCTCCTGGGAATGTCTTTTCTTCAACCTTCAATGTTACCACCA ACTTCTGGAACGTATCATGAAGGTATTGCATTGTTTACCATGCATGACCTGGTACATGACTTTGCAAGATTAATATTGGACGATAAAATTATGGATGCTAGTAAAAAAGGCAGTACTCGGGGAGGCAGCTGCCGCTATGCATTGCTTACTGATTGTAGCAAGCCGTTGGCGTTATCCTTGGCTTGTCCTGACAGTCTTTGTGCACTGCGTTTCCTGGACTGCAGCAAAATTGGACTACGTGGCGATGCTTTCTCATCTGCAACGTCCCTGTGTATCTTGGATTTAAGTGAATGCCATATAAATCATTTACCAGATTCTATTGGCCACTTAAAGAATCTGAAGTATCTGAATGCACCAGGGATCCTTGGTAAATCTATCCCGAATCATATCACGAGGCTCTTGAAATTAAACTATCTCAGCATTCGTGGGTCATCTGAAATATTAGCATTGCCGGAGTCGTTTGGAGAAATGGAGGAACTGATTCAGCTTGATATGTCAGGTTgcttgaaaataaaaaaactgcCAGAATTGTTTGGCAATCTAAAAAATATGGAACATTTGGATCTTTCAAAATGCGCTGATGTTACAGGATTATCAGAGCAGGTGGGTAGCCTCAAGAAACTAGAATATTTGGACGTATCATACTGCAAAAATATTGGAAACTTACCAAGAGAGTTGAGCAATCTCACAGAGCTGAAGTATTTGAATTTATCATTCAGCTCATACTTAATGGGTATCCAGGACAAGCTCCTTTGGGATGAAGAACAGTACAAGTATCCCTCAGATAATCTTTCGAATCCTGCAGGAACCAGTATAGATGGTATGGTTGAGGCAGAGATCTTGGGCACCCTGACCAAGGTCAAAAATTTGAAGTTATGCATAGATGGATTTACTACATCATTGCTTCCAAAGCTCCCTGAGTCTTTGGGAAGCTTTACTGAACTCAAGTGCTTAGACCTATCAGGTTCTTTTACACTAAAAAATTTGCCAGCATCATTTGGGAAGCTCCATAGTTTGCTACATCTTGATTTGTCAAAATGCTATCGTGTTGAAGGTGTACCGGAAGCCTTGACTGGCCTTGGAAAGCTCAAATATTTGAATTTATCAAGTTGCTCCGTTGGCGTAAATGAACAACGAGCGAGCCTAAGAGGGCTACAACAAGCAATTGGCAATCTCACTGAACTACGCTATTTAAATTTACATAGGTGCCTGGTAACTATGTACGGTGACCAGCGAGTAGACGAAAGCAACGGTTTCCTGGGGCACATCAGTACACTTTCTAATCTAGAGCATCTGATCTTGTCAGAAAATGGGAATCTTTACGGTTTACCTGAAAATTTTGGTAAGCTCAAAAAGCTGTGTACTCTGGATCTCTCACATTGTGGGAACCTCAGGAAGCTGCCAGTAAGTATATCTGAAATTGGCAGTCTGAAATTTCTGAATACGGCTGTTTGCCGCAGGTTTGATGAGTCCACGTTACCTCAGTTCAGAAATAATTCTGTCTTATTACCTCATTTTATGGTCCATGCCGATGATGGTGAATCTAGCAGCAATCTTATTAAGCTCAAGGATGAAAATCCTCCTATCTTGGAGATAAGCAGGATTGAAAGAGTCAAGTGTTCCACAGAGGCGCAGAAAATAAAGTTGTCGGTAAAACAAAAtcttgaaaaaataaaatttgaatggaCAAAAGATGCTGAGAGATTTGTAGAGGACATTAAAGTTTTGGAAGAACTAACGCCACCAGCCTGTTTAGAATACTTGGAGATACGAGGTTATAGTAGCATAAGCTTTCCACCCTGGGCGACGAGCATTGCAAGCTATTTACCTCTTGTCGTCAGTGTTACCATTATGGAGTTGCCCAGCTGCAAGGCGTTACCACCACTCGGTCAATTAGCAAAGCTTCAAGAGCTGCATATCGAGCAAATGGACAGCATTACGAAGATTGATGGGGACTTGTACGGCTGCGCGAGAGCTTTTCCCAAGCTGAGAACCTTTCGTTTATTCAGAATGGAAAACCTGGAAGAGTGGAACACGGCATACTCCTGTGGCGAGGATGATTCACGTGTGCTCATGTTCCCTATACTAACCCTTTTGGAAATAAGAGACAGCCCCAAGCTGACGATTAAACCATGCCTGCCTAGAGGTGAGTACTTCCTGGACATAAGGAGTTGTAATGATGTACTACTATCACAATTGGAAGAGAGATGTCATGTCCCTGAATCCTCCTACCCAGGTCCAAAAGGTCTTTTTGTGCACTACAGCCAGCAGCCTCTGCATGAGTGGAGGTTGCTCCTTGAGTTCTCTGGGATCAGTTACTTGAGCATTGAGCATTGCAGTGACCTCACATGTAGCTCAACAGACATTATTCAAGGTCTCTCCTCCCTCGAGACTTTTTCTTTGAGAGATTGCGAAAGCATTACAGTGCTGCCAGACTGGTTGGGAGACCTAACCAGTCTCATGAAGCTTGAGATAATCAACTGCCCTGGCATTCAGACTTTGCCAGAGAGCATAAAGCAACTCACCAATTTCGAAGAGCTAAGAGTTTCAGGCTGCCCTGACCTAGTGCTGCCGGACTGGTTCGGAGACCTAACCAATCTCATGATGCTTGAGATAATCAATTGCACTAGCATCCAATCTTTGCCAGAGAGCATGAAGCAGCTCACCAATTTCGAAGAGCTTATAGTTTCAGGCTGCCCTGACCTGGTGCAGTGGTGTGAAACAGAGAACGCTAAGGCGCTGCTAGCTCACATCAAGACTAAG GAACTCACCAACTGA
- the LOC117833724 gene encoding uncharacterized protein isoform X1 has product MRHRDLTIGLLEEITDKFSEERKLGKGGYGTVYRGVHKNGQEIAVKMLRDKDPGLDDMRFHDEFDKLTILSHPNIVKLIGYCYDTHHEYIEHDGVPVLAEKIHRALCFEYLHKGSLHKHLSDECHGLDWHTRYNIIKGTCEGLKYLHTGLKNPVHHLDLKPDNILLDSNMVPKLADFGLSKVFEETRSTEGVHGTLGYMPPEYVSNSIRSTKFDIFSLGVVILEIIAGPTARTKIDDMPLQEFTGLIQANWRIRLQKAWSGSSLEAYCQQVNTCIDVALKCMESDKHKRPHIENVVQQLDETENEIGKSVLLSVQSVELKFHTGPSDLTISSVLRLTNNTAARVAFRLLTTTSEYFLSPLLGGIVPPMSSCAVAVTTSSQKPLEDSNGYFTLESITATDQGIRYSTCDAADSYNNFFTEAQKDGRVAQQVKLTAFYIELPVAGNTTTDETVKQPKNSTYQQHDFTMKPGPSCNELDFYDVRETSSDVIEELIVGRAEEKQKVLASLLQCDSMTENITILPIHGIGGIGKTTFAKMIYNDTKFKYYSQVWVYVSPRFDSNKIGNSIISQLSERESQLNEKQMIRTRLKKLLAGKKILIVLDDLWERDPYKLTDLKTMLRLGGTENTIVIVTTRDERVAKEVGTIEPYKIELLSKEVCWDIIKQKCGFEDRDDKEQLKDIGLEIASKCGGVPLAAQSLGYTLRSKDLNGWEKVNESDVWNETNSMDGSLHNQVLAALKLSYSSMNRLVRPCFTYCAIFPKGHNIVKDDLSRQWISLGFIRPMRVHIKKHQLSEQYIAQLLGMSFLQPSMLPPTSGTYHEGIALFTMHDLVHDFARLILDDKIMDASKKGSTRGGSCRYALLTDCSKPLALSLACPDSLCALRFLDCSKIGLRGDAFSSATSLCILDLSECHINHLPDSIGHLKNLKYLNAPGILGKSIPNHITRLLKLNYLSIRGSSEILALPESFGEMEELIQLDMSGCLKIKKLPELFGNLKNMEHLDLSKCADVTGLSEQVGSLKKLEYLDVSYCKNIGNLPRELSNLTELKYLNLSFSSYLMGIQDKLLWDEEQYKYPSDNLSNPAGTSIDGMVEAEILGTLTKVKNLKLCIDGFTTSLLPKLPESLGSFTELKCLDLSGSFTLKNLPASFGKLHSLLHLDLSKCYRVEGVPEALTGLGKLKYLNLSSCSVGVNEQRASLRGLQQAIGNLTELRYLNLHRCLVTMYGDQRVDESNGFLGHISTLSNLEHLILSENGNLYGLPENFGKLKKLCTLDLSHCGNLRKLPVSISEIGSLKFLNTAVCRRFDESTLPQFRNNSVLLPHFMVHADDGESSSNLIKLKDENPPILEISRIERVKCSTEAQKIKLSVKQNLEKIKFEWTKDAERFVEDIKVLEELTPPACLEYLEIRGYSSISFPPWATSIASYLPLVVSVTIMELPSCKALPPLGQLAKLQELHIEQMDSITKIDGDLYGCARAFPKLRTFRLFRMENLEEWNTAYSCGEDDSRVLMFPILTLLEIRDSPKLTIKPCLPRGEYFLDIRSCNDVLLSQLEERCHVPESSYPGPKGLFVHYSQQPLHEWRLLLEFSGISYLSIEHCSDLTCSSTDIIQGLSSLETFSLRDCESITVLPDWLGDLTSLMKLEIINCPGIQTLPESIKQLTNFEELRVSGCPDLVLPDWFGDLTNLMMLEIINCTSIQSLPESMKQLTNFEELIVSGCPDLVQWCETENAKALLAHIKTKELTN; this is encoded by the exons ATCGAGATCTAACAATCGGATTATTAGAAGAAATTACAGATAAATTCTCTGAGGAACGGAAACTCGGCAAAGGAGGATATGGAACTGTTTATAGG GGGGTACACAAAAATGGTCAAGAGATTGCTGTGAAGATGCTAAGAGATAAGGACCCAGGACTTGACGACATGCGGTTCCACGATGAGTTTGATAAGCTTACAATTCTCAGTCATCCAAACATCGTAAAGTTAATTGGCTACTGTTATGATACCCATCATGAATATATAGAGCACGATGGAGTACCAGTACTTGCTGAAAAGATACATAGAGCACTCTGCTTTGAATATTTGCACAAAGGGAGCCTTCACAAACATCTGTCTG ATGAATGCCATGGACTTGACTGGCACACACGGTATAATATCATTAAGGGGACTTGCGAGGGTTTAAAATACCTTCACACGGGATTAAAGAATCCGGTCCATCATTTGGATCTCAAACCTGACAATATATTGCTTGATAGCAACATGGTGCCAAAACTTGCAGATTTTGGCTTGTCCAAGGTATTCGAGGAAACTAGGAGCACAGAAGGTGTACATGGAACATT AGGATACATGCCGCCAGAATATGTCAGCAACAGTATTCGCTCAACGAAGTTTGACATATTCAGCTTGGGTGTTGTAATCCTGGAGATAATAGCAGGGCCTACAGCCCGCACCAAAATTGACGACATGCCTCTTCAAGAATTTACTGGTCTG ATACAAGCCAATTGGAGAATCAGATTGCAGAAAGCCTGGAGTGGTTCCTCACTAGAAGCATATTGCCAACAGGTAAATACATGCATTGACGTCGCATTGAAATGCATGGAGTCTGACAAGCATAAAAGGCCCCATATAGAAAATGTCGTTCAGCAGCTGGATGAGACTGAAAACGAGATCGGCAAG AGCGTCCTCCTAAGCGTCCAGTCAGTCGAGCTCAAGTTCCACACAGGACCAAGTGACTTGACAATCTCGTCCGTGCTGCGTTTAACAAATAATACTGCTGCCCGAGTTGCATTTAGGCTGCTCACCACGACTTCAGAGTATTTCTTGAGCCCACTACTAGGTGGTATTGTACCTCCAATGTCCAGCTGCGCTGTTGCTGTGACCACATCTAGCCAGAAGCCACTGGAAGACAGTAACGGGTACTTCACTCTTGAGAGTATCACTGCCACCGACCAGGGGATACGGTATTCAACATGTGATGCGGCAGACAGCTATAACAATTTCTTTACGGAAGCCCAAAAGGATGGCCGTGTGGCACAACAAGTGAAACTGACGGCTTTCTACATTGAACTGCCTGTAGCAGGGAACACTACGACTGATGAG ACGGTGAAGCAACCGAAGAACAGTACATATCAACAGCATGATTTTACCATGAAGCCAGGCCCTAGCTGCAACGAGCTGGATTTTTATGATGTACGTGAAACATCTTCAGATGTTATAGAAGAACTGATTGTTGGGAGGGctgaagaaaaacaaaaagtaTTGGCTTCTTTATTACAATGTGATAGCATGACAGAGAACATCACCATCCTTCCTATCCATGGTATTGGAGGCATTGGCAAGACAACATTTGCAAAAATGATATACAATGATACAAAATTCAAATATTACTCTCAAGTATGGGTCTATGTGTCCCCAAGATTCGATTCGAATAAAATTGGTAACTCCATAATTTCACAACTCTCCGAAAGGGAGAGCCAACTAAACGAGAAACAGATGATACGGACACGCCTCAAGAAGCTACTAGCTGGGAAGAAGATTTTGATTGTTTTGGATGACTTGTGGGAGCGTGACCCATATAAATTGACTGATTTGAAAACTATGCTAAGGCTTGGTGGGACAGAAAACACAATAGTTATAGTAACTACACGCGACGAACGCGTCGCAAAGGAAGTTGGAACCATTGAGCCATACAAGATAGAACTCCTGTCAAAGGAAGTGTGCTGGGATATAATAAAACAAAAATGTGGTTTTGAAGATAGAGATGACAAAGAACAACTGAAGGATATAGGATTGGAGATTGCCTCGAAGTGTGGAGGTGTACCTTTAGCTGCTCAATCTCTTGGATACACACTACGATCCAAGGACTTAAACGGATGGGAGAAAGTTAACGAAAGTGATGTCTGGAATGAAACTAATTCAATGGATGGATCCTTGCATAATCAAGTGCTTGCAGCCTTAAAATTAAGTTATAGCAGTATGAATCGCCTGGTAAGGCCATGCTTTACCTACTGCGCAATCTTTCCGAAAGGTCACAACATAGTTAAAGATGATCTAAGCCGCCAATGGATTTCACTAGGGTTCATAAGGCCTATGAGAGTGCACATTAAGAAGCACCAGCTTAGTGAGCAATACATTGCGCAGCTCCTGGGAATGTCTTTTCTTCAACCTTCAATGTTACCACCA ACTTCTGGAACGTATCATGAAGGTATTGCATTGTTTACCATGCATGACCTGGTACATGACTTTGCAAGATTAATATTGGACGATAAAATTATGGATGCTAGTAAAAAAGGCAGTACTCGGGGAGGCAGCTGCCGCTATGCATTGCTTACTGATTGTAGCAAGCCGTTGGCGTTATCCTTGGCTTGTCCTGACAGTCTTTGTGCACTGCGTTTCCTGGACTGCAGCAAAATTGGACTACGTGGCGATGCTTTCTCATCTGCAACGTCCCTGTGTATCTTGGATTTAAGTGAATGCCATATAAATCATTTACCAGATTCTATTGGCCACTTAAAGAATCTGAAGTATCTGAATGCACCAGGGATCCTTGGTAAATCTATCCCGAATCATATCACGAGGCTCTTGAAATTAAACTATCTCAGCATTCGTGGGTCATCTGAAATATTAGCATTGCCGGAGTCGTTTGGAGAAATGGAGGAACTGATTCAGCTTGATATGTCAGGTTgcttgaaaataaaaaaactgcCAGAATTGTTTGGCAATCTAAAAAATATGGAACATTTGGATCTTTCAAAATGCGCTGATGTTACAGGATTATCAGAGCAGGTGGGTAGCCTCAAGAAACTAGAATATTTGGACGTATCATACTGCAAAAATATTGGAAACTTACCAAGAGAGTTGAGCAATCTCACAGAGCTGAAGTATTTGAATTTATCATTCAGCTCATACTTAATGGGTATCCAGGACAAGCTCCTTTGGGATGAAGAACAGTACAAGTATCCCTCAGATAATCTTTCGAATCCTGCAGGAACCAGTATAGATGGTATGGTTGAGGCAGAGATCTTGGGCACCCTGACCAAGGTCAAAAATTTGAAGTTATGCATAGATGGATTTACTACATCATTGCTTCCAAAGCTCCCTGAGTCTTTGGGAAGCTTTACTGAACTCAAGTGCTTAGACCTATCAGGTTCTTTTACACTAAAAAATTTGCCAGCATCATTTGGGAAGCTCCATAGTTTGCTACATCTTGATTTGTCAAAATGCTATCGTGTTGAAGGTGTACCGGAAGCCTTGACTGGCCTTGGAAAGCTCAAATATTTGAATTTATCAAGTTGCTCCGTTGGCGTAAATGAACAACGAGCGAGCCTAAGAGGGCTACAACAAGCAATTGGCAATCTCACTGAACTACGCTATTTAAATTTACATAGGTGCCTGGTAACTATGTACGGTGACCAGCGAGTAGACGAAAGCAACGGTTTCCTGGGGCACATCAGTACACTTTCTAATCTAGAGCATCTGATCTTGTCAGAAAATGGGAATCTTTACGGTTTACCTGAAAATTTTGGTAAGCTCAAAAAGCTGTGTACTCTGGATCTCTCACATTGTGGGAACCTCAGGAAGCTGCCAGTAAGTATATCTGAAATTGGCAGTCTGAAATTTCTGAATACGGCTGTTTGCCGCAGGTTTGATGAGTCCACGTTACCTCAGTTCAGAAATAATTCTGTCTTATTACCTCATTTTATGGTCCATGCCGATGATGGTGAATCTAGCAGCAATCTTATTAAGCTCAAGGATGAAAATCCTCCTATCTTGGAGATAAGCAGGATTGAAAGAGTCAAGTGTTCCACAGAGGCGCAGAAAATAAAGTTGTCGGTAAAACAAAAtcttgaaaaaataaaatttgaatggaCAAAAGATGCTGAGAGATTTGTAGAGGACATTAAAGTTTTGGAAGAACTAACGCCACCAGCCTGTTTAGAATACTTGGAGATACGAGGTTATAGTAGCATAAGCTTTCCACCCTGGGCGACGAGCATTGCAAGCTATTTACCTCTTGTCGTCAGTGTTACCATTATGGAGTTGCCCAGCTGCAAGGCGTTACCACCACTCGGTCAATTAGCAAAGCTTCAAGAGCTGCATATCGAGCAAATGGACAGCATTACGAAGATTGATGGGGACTTGTACGGCTGCGCGAGAGCTTTTCCCAAGCTGAGAACCTTTCGTTTATTCAGAATGGAAAACCTGGAAGAGTGGAACACGGCATACTCCTGTGGCGAGGATGATTCACGTGTGCTCATGTTCCCTATACTAACCCTTTTGGAAATAAGAGACAGCCCCAAGCTGACGATTAAACCATGCCTGCCTAGAGGTGAGTACTTCCTGGACATAAGGAGTTGTAATGATGTACTACTATCACAATTGGAAGAGAGATGTCATGTCCCTGAATCCTCCTACCCAGGTCCAAAAGGTCTTTTTGTGCACTACAGCCAGCAGCCTCTGCATGAGTGGAGGTTGCTCCTTGAGTTCTCTGGGATCAGTTACTTGAGCATTGAGCATTGCAGTGACCTCACATGTAGCTCAACAGACATTATTCAAGGTCTCTCCTCCCTCGAGACTTTTTCTTTGAGAGATTGCGAAAGCATTACAGTGCTGCCAGACTGGTTGGGAGACCTAACCAGTCTCATGAAGCTTGAGATAATCAACTGCCCTGGCATTCAGACTTTGCCAGAGAGCATAAAGCAACTCACCAATTTCGAAGAGCTAAGAGTTTCAGGCTGCCCTGACCTAGTGCTGCCGGACTGGTTCGGAGACCTAACCAATCTCATGATGCTTGAGATAATCAATTGCACTAGCATCCAATCTTTGCCAGAGAGCATGAAGCAGCTCACCAATTTCGAAGAGCTTATAGTTTCAGGCTGCCCTGACCTGGTGCAGTGGTGTGAAACAGAGAACGCTAAGGCGCTGCTAGCTCACATCAAGACTAAG GAACTCACCAACTGA